The following are encoded together in the Buteo buteo chromosome 2, bButBut1.hap1.1, whole genome shotgun sequence genome:
- the ASB4 gene encoding ankyrin repeat and SOCS box protein 4: MDLEETHKEGENTEGKITRAAAAKLVKKAFLEALKSNDFETLEELLSQKKIDVDTVFEVEDENLILASYKQGYWLPSYKLKISWATGLHLAVMYGHLESLSVLLNHKATINCRPNGKAAIHVACEMANVECLKILCNHGAKLNCFSMSGQAPLHFCTTRTSMPCAQQLVWRGANVNIKTNNQDEETPLHLVARLGIPELVAFYVEQGAHVDALNAYMETPLACAAYWALHYKDQIYSPDHHLICRMLLDYKAEVNARDEDFKSPLHKAAWNCDHVLLHMLLEAGAEANVMDVNGCAPLQYIIKVTSVRPAAQPDICYQLLLNHGAARIYPLQFHKVLQACHSHPRAVEVVVNTYKHIKSTSKWKAAIPDDVFERHQDFYDSLFTVCSNSPRSLMHLCRCAIRAILSERCHRGVPLLSIPLSMKKYLLLEPEGIIY, translated from the exons ATGGATCTGGAGGAGACACACAAAGAGGGTGAGAATACGGAGGGGAAAATTACTCGAGCTGCAGCTGCAAAGTTGgtgaaaaaggcttttcttgaAGCCCTGAAGTCCAATGACtttgaaacactggaagagcTCTTGAGCCAAAAGAAAATAGACGTGGACACAGTGTTTGAAGTGGAAGATGAAAACCTGATTCTGGCATCCTACAAACAAG GGTACTGGCTGCCTagctacaaattaaaaatatcctgGGCAACTGGACTTCATCTAGCTGTCATGTATGGACATCTGGAGAGTCTTTCGGTCCTCCTCAATCACAAAGCTACAATCAACTGCCGGCCCAACGGTAAAGCTGCAATCCACGTAGCGTGTGAAATGGCAAATGTTGAGTGTCTCAAGATCCTCTGCAACCACGGAGCTAAGCTGAACTGCTTTTCAATGAGTGGACAAGCGCCTTTGCACTTCTGTACGACACGAACCTCCATGCCTTGTGCCCAGCAGCTGGTTTGGAGAG GAGCAAATGTgaacataaaaacaaacaaccaagaTGAGGAGACTCCTCTGCACCTCGTTGCGCGTTTAGGTATCCCGGAGCTCGTGGCCTTTTACGTGGAACAAGGAGCGCACGTTGATGCTCTCAATGCCTACATGGAGACTCCCCTGGCCTGTGCAGCCTATTGGGCCCTGCACTATAAGGATCAGATATACAGCCCGGATCACCACCTCATCTGTCGGATGCTCTTAGACTATAAAGCTGAAGTGAACGCTCGTGATGAGGATTTCAAATCCCCGCTCCACAAAGCTGCCTGGAACTGTGATCACGTCCTGCTGCACatgctgctggaggcaggagcagaagcaAACGTCATGGATGTCAACGGCTGTGCACCCCTACAGTATATCATAAAAGTGACATCTGTGCGGCCAGCTGCCCAGCCTGACATCTGCTACCAGCTGCTACTGAATCACGGAGCTGCTAGGATATATCCTCTGCAATTCCACAAG GTGCTACAAGCCTGTCATTCCCACCCAAGAGCTGTGGAGGTTGTTGTCAACACCTACAAACACATCAAATCAACATCTAAGTGGAAAGCAGCCATACCTGATGACGTCTTTGAG CGGCACCAGGATTTCTATGACTCTTTGttcactgtgtgcagcaatTCACCACGGTCACTCATGCATTTATGCAGATGTGCTATTCGGGCGATATTGTCGGAAAGGTGTCACCGAGGAGTCCCCTTGCTCTCCATCCCCCTGTCCATGAAGAAGTACTTGCTGCTGGAACCAGAAGGAATCATCTACTGA